The following coding sequences are from one Methanosphaera sp. WGK6 window:
- the cas1b gene encoding type I-B CRISPR-associated endonuclease Cas1b → MGILYRKENTLKFKNKDMDISIPIHAINEINCYDKVSLKSGAITLLQHEKIIVNFFNKYGYYTGSLYPRINLNSGMIVVKQALTYDNNQKRCFIAHEMVNGMKHNMIKTLKYYKKKGKNLNDYIEQLEKEPILDGNINKILSSEGKLWQTYYPSFNQITKKFPIQKREFRPPTNEMNSLISFGNSLLYTTTLSEIYHTYLHPSISFLHEPRERRFSLACDLADIFKPLIVSRTIFKLVNTNMINEKHFTHDAGVYLNKKGREKFIQEYNNKLKTTIKHPTLNKKVSYRYLIRLEGYKLIKHMLEDKTYESFKTWW, encoded by the coding sequence ATGGGAATTCTATATAGAAAAGAAAATACACTTAAATTTAAAAATAAAGATATGGATATAAGTATACCAATCCATGCTATCAATGAAATAAATTGCTATGACAAAGTATCATTAAAATCAGGTGCAATAACATTATTACAACATGAAAAAATCATAGTTAATTTTTTTAATAAATATGGTTATTATACAGGATCACTTTATCCAAGAATAAATTTGAATTCTGGAATGATTGTAGTAAAACAAGCATTAACTTATGATAATAATCAAAAACGATGTTTCATTGCACATGAAATGGTTAATGGAATGAAACATAATATGATAAAAACATTAAAATACTATAAAAAGAAGGGAAAAAATTTAAATGATTACATTGAACAATTAGAAAAAGAACCAATACTTGATGGAAATATAAATAAAATACTGAGCTCTGAAGGAAAACTATGGCAAACATACTATCCATCATTCAATCAAATAACTAAAAAATTCCCCATACAAAAAAGAGAATTTAGACCACCTACAAATGAAATGAATTCTTTAATTTCATTTGGTAACTCATTACTATATACAACAACACTCTCAGAAATATACCATACTTATCTTCATCCCTCAATAAGCTTTCTACATGAACCACGTGAAAGAAGATTTTCTCTAGCATGTGATCTAGCAGATATATTCAAACCATTAATAGTAAGTAGAACAATATTCAAATTAGTAAATACAAACATGATTAATGAAAAACATTTTACACATGATGCAGGAGTATATCTTAACAAAAAAGGACGAGAAAAGTTCATTCAAGAATATAATAACAAACTGAAAACCACAATAAAACATCCAACATTAAATAAAAAAGTATCCTACAGATATCTTATAAGATTAGAAGGATATAAATTAATTAAACACATGTTAGAAGATAAAACATATGAAAGTTTTAAAACATGGTGGTAA
- a CDS encoding aldo/keto reductase has product MKKLGFGLMRLPLFDEGDYSSVNQDLVNQMVDLFMDNGFNYFDTGYVYLGGNSEKSFRKAVVERYSRDSYVIADKLPLFDFEDVGQMQVIFDKQLERCGVDYFDYYLLHNVSTMNSANFIKLIPLNLLGI; this is encoded by the coding sequence ATGAAAAAGTTAGGTTTTGGTTTGATGAGATTGCCTTTGTTTGATGAAGGGGATTATAGTAGTGTTAATCAGGATTTGGTTAATCAGATGGTTGATTTGTTTATGGATAATGGTTTTAATTATTTTGATACGGGTTATGTTTATCTTGGTGGTAATAGTGAGAAGTCATTTAGGAAGGCTGTTGTTGAAAGATATTCTCGTGATAGTTATGTGATTGCTGATAAGTTACCTCTTTTTGATTTTGAGGATGTTGGCCAGATGCAAGTTATATTTGATAAGCAGCTTGAACGTTGTGGTGTTGATTATTTTGATTATTATTTGCTTCATAATGTATCTACTATGAATAGTGCAAATTTTATTAAGTTGATCCCTTTAAATTTATTAGGGATTTAA
- a CDS encoding aldo/keto reductase encodes MRDLKDCGKVKHIGISCHDSPEFLDDVLGNHPEIEFVQLQINYLDWMDNNIRSKECYDVACKYGLPVSIMEPLKGGALVNVPEGVQKLFKEYDSERSIASWAMRFNLSLDNVFMILSGMNALNQVYDNIHTVNNFKEMSDEELIILDEAVSIINKTMEIKCTSCNYCIDACPVNINISKFFELYNAQKMLDQKHFMVLYYRNFISDSGNVKASECLKCNRCVSYCPQHINIPENLEKVVDLFES; translated from the coding sequence ATTAGGGATTTAAAGGATTGTGGGAAGGTTAAGCATATTGGTATTTCTTGTCATGATTCTCCTGAGTTTTTGGATGATGTGTTGGGTAATCATCCTGAGATTGAATTTGTTCAATTACAGATTAATTATCTTGATTGGATGGATAATAATATTCGGTCTAAGGAGTGTTATGATGTGGCATGTAAATATGGGTTGCCTGTGAGTATTATGGAACCTTTGAAGGGTGGTGCTTTGGTTAATGTTCCTGAAGGTGTACAAAAATTATTTAAAGAGTATGATTCTGAACGTAGTATTGCTTCTTGGGCTATGAGGTTTAATCTTTCTCTTGATAATGTTTTTATGATATTGAGTGGTATGAATGCGCTTAATCAAGTGTATGATAATATTCATACAGTGAATAATTTTAAAGAAATGAGTGATGAAGAGCTTATTATTTTGGATGAAGCTGTAAGTATTATTAATAAGACAATGGAGATTAAATGTACTTCTTGTAATTATTGTATAGATGCATGTCCTGTTAATATTAATATTTCTAAGTTTTTTGAATTGTATAATGCTCAGAAAATGTTGGATCAAAAGCATTTTATGGTGTTGTATTATAGAAATTTTATTTCTGATTCTGGTAATGTAAAGGCAAGTGAATGTCTTAAATGTAATAGGTGTGTAAGTTATTGTCCTCAGCATATTAATATTCCTGAGAATCTTGAAAAAGTTGTGGATTTATTTGAATCTTAA
- the cas4 gene encoding CRISPR-associated protein Cas4 — MMKTSEITGVMIQYYMTCPRELWLYLNQINMNYDNDDIDIGKLIHETSYKREKKEIRIDNVVFDFIQTNDKLTVFEVKKSSKLTIGAKYQLYYYLYILKKAGIDAEGMLVFPKERKRIPIILTDEIIDKIEKILQNIKQIATQEKPPQEEQKPYCKRCSYNELCMI; from the coding sequence AAAACTTCTGAAATAACAGGTGTAATGATACAATATTATATGACCTGTCCTCGCGAATTATGGCTTTATTTAAATCAAATAAATATGAATTATGATAATGATGATATTGATATCGGAAAATTAATTCATGAAACTAGTTATAAACGAGAAAAAAAGGAAATAAGAATAGATAATGTAGTATTTGATTTCATACAAACAAATGATAAATTAACAGTTTTTGAAGTGAAAAAATCAAGTAAACTCACAATAGGTGCAAAATATCAACTTTATTATTATTTATATATTTTGAAAAAAGCAGGGATAGATGCTGAAGGCATGCTTGTTTTTCCAAAAGAAAGAAAACGAATCCCTATAATACTAACTGATGAAATTATAGATAAAATTGAGAAAATACTCCAAAATATCAAACAAATAGCAACACAAGAAAAACCACCTCAAGAAGAACAAAAACCATATTGTAAAAGATGTTCATATAATGAATTATGCATGATTTAA
- the cas2 gene encoding CRISPR-associated endonuclease Cas2 → MKVLKHGGKMYILIIYDINVHRVHKVYKFLKTYLTWIQNSVFEGEITKSQYKTIIQKLKELIDEDEDSIIIYNIPEKYINREIIGIEKNPINFIL, encoded by the coding sequence ATGAAAGTTTTAAAACATGGTGGTAAAATGTATATTCTAATAATATATGATATAAATGTACATAGAGTACATAAAGTATATAAATTCTTAAAAACATATCTAACATGGATTCAAAACTCCGTTTTTGAGGGAGAAATAACAAAATCACAATATAAAACAATAATCCAAAAACTTAAAGAATTAATTGATGAGGATGAAGATTCAATAATTATATATAATATACCTGAAAAATATATTAATAGAGAGATAATTGGGATTGAAAAAAATCCAATAAATTTTATACTCTAG